Proteins encoded by one window of Polyangiaceae bacterium:
- a CDS encoding M48 family metalloprotease has product MRPFLVAAALLALSCSSARDPLPPRTPDSHTEAETHALVGQVLAGLLSSSVGSVDDPALERYVTRVGWRMARAAGRTDIPWRFRVTDSDEPAANSMIGGQVMISRGLLVHLGSEAELAAVLGHEIAHVTAGHTERSFLSLAEPTSQRSWDLELERDEERQADALAVRTLAQAGYRPDAMLSTLVALYRSAGGESACDDAEHPALATRLARVRVVASGLSPRGELGEARFLRRLEGVVVGAQSDAFALDGRNLLLPRSRWVLALPRGWTWTLENGRPEAHDKAGTQAVFALRISGRRDEVYPSAVAHALRDQPFSVTERFGLTAITGRFSNKTGPPSWATLLELGSSSWLLASRGTDADAHRALMSGLRRWDPAKDRAPSLPRLTLMRFSQPNTLAGADCGADLALLERLNGVDASAVLPKGKLVKCVRAGPPRTH; this is encoded by the coding sequence GTGAGACCGTTCTTGGTCGCCGCCGCGCTCTTGGCGCTTTCATGCAGCTCCGCGCGGGATCCGTTGCCGCCACGGACACCGGACTCACACACCGAGGCGGAAACGCACGCTCTCGTGGGACAGGTGCTCGCGGGCCTCTTGTCGAGCTCCGTGGGCAGCGTGGACGACCCCGCCCTGGAACGCTACGTCACGAGGGTCGGTTGGCGCATGGCGCGCGCCGCGGGCCGCACCGACATCCCGTGGCGCTTTCGCGTGACGGACAGCGACGAGCCCGCTGCCAACTCCATGATCGGCGGCCAGGTGATGATCTCCCGCGGGCTCTTGGTGCACCTGGGCTCGGAGGCGGAGCTGGCGGCGGTGCTGGGACACGAGATCGCGCACGTGACCGCCGGGCATACGGAGCGGAGCTTCCTGTCGCTGGCCGAGCCCACCTCGCAACGCAGCTGGGATCTCGAGCTCGAGCGCGACGAAGAGCGGCAGGCTGACGCCCTGGCGGTGCGCACCCTGGCTCAAGCCGGCTATCGCCCAGACGCCATGCTGTCCACGCTGGTCGCCCTGTACCGCAGCGCCGGCGGCGAGTCCGCCTGTGACGACGCCGAGCACCCCGCCCTCGCCACGCGGCTGGCGCGGGTCAGAGTGGTCGCCAGCGGGCTGTCGCCCCGGGGCGAGCTCGGCGAAGCGCGCTTTCTGCGGCGGCTGGAAGGCGTGGTCGTGGGCGCCCAGAGCGACGCCTTCGCGCTCGATGGTCGAAACCTGCTCTTGCCCCGCTCCCGCTGGGTCCTGGCGCTGCCGCGGGGCTGGACCTGGACTCTGGAGAACGGTCGGCCCGAGGCGCACGACAAGGCGGGCACGCAGGCCGTGTTCGCCCTACGCATTTCCGGCCGGCGGGACGAGGTCTATCCCAGCGCCGTTGCCCACGCCCTCCGCGACCAGCCGTTCAGTGTGACCGAACGTTTCGGTCTCACCGCGATCACCGGGCGCTTCAGCAACAAGACCGGCCCTCCATCCTGGGCCACACTGCTGGAGCTCGGCAGCAGCAGCTGGTTGTTGGCCAGCCGCGGAACCGACGCGGACGCCCACCGCGCGCTGATGAGCGGGCTACGACGCTGGGATCCCGCGAAAGACCGCGCCCCGTCCCTTCCACGCCTCACACTGATGCGCTTTTCACAGCCCAATACCCTGGCCGGCGCTGATTGCGGCGCTGATCTCGCGCTACTCGAGCGATTGAACGGCGTGGACGCCTCGGCAGTGCTTCCCAAGGGGAAGCTCGTGAAGTGCGTGCGCGCGGGGCCGCCGCGCACGCACTGA
- a CDS encoding CTP synthase, producing the protein MNRRTKFVFITGGVVSSIGKGLTSASIGALMEARGLKVTHMKLDPYINVDPGTMSPYQHGEVFVTDDGAETDLDLGHYERFTSCRLSRQANITTGRIYEAVISKERRGEYLGATVQVIPHITDEIKARVRDATADADIAIVEIGGTVGDIESLPFLEAIRQLKLEAGKENAISVHVTLVPYIATAGELKTKPTQHSVREMREIGIQPDLLICRCDRPIARGLKEKIALFSNVPVDSVVSAVDVGCIYELPLVLHAEGLDDEIAERLNIWSRQPELAAWKRTVEKFKKPAKGTVKIGVVGKYVHLKDSYKSLHESLVHGGLANDVAVELEYIDSEQIERSSAEAMLSGLDAILVPGGFGDRGVEGKIAAIRHARENNVPFFGICLGMQLAVIEYARDVCNLKGASSTEFQKDPPHPVIDLMPDQRGVKDKGGTMRLGAYPCKLLAGSRAAAIYGKSDISERHRHRFEFNNDYRESLTAAGLVLSGTSPDDRLVEIVELTDHPYFVGCQFHPEFKSRPMSAHPLFSHFVAAGLARRDAIAETARTQDEATATETAVN; encoded by the coding sequence GTGAATAGACGAACCAAGTTCGTGTTCATCACCGGAGGTGTCGTCTCTTCGATCGGCAAGGGACTGACCAGTGCCTCCATCGGCGCCCTCATGGAAGCGCGTGGCCTGAAGGTCACGCACATGAAGCTCGACCCCTACATCAACGTCGACCCGGGCACGATGAGCCCGTACCAGCACGGCGAGGTGTTCGTAACGGACGACGGCGCCGAGACGGACCTGGACCTGGGGCACTACGAGCGCTTCACCAGCTGCCGGCTCTCGCGCCAGGCCAACATCACCACCGGTCGCATCTACGAGGCGGTGATCAGCAAGGAGCGGAGGGGCGAGTATCTGGGCGCCACGGTGCAGGTGATTCCCCACATCACGGACGAAATCAAAGCCCGTGTCCGGGACGCCACCGCGGACGCCGACATCGCCATCGTGGAGATCGGCGGAACGGTGGGCGACATCGAGTCACTCCCGTTCCTGGAGGCCATCCGCCAGCTGAAGCTGGAGGCCGGCAAGGAGAACGCGATCAGCGTTCACGTCACGCTGGTGCCCTACATCGCCACCGCCGGCGAGCTGAAGACCAAGCCCACCCAGCACTCCGTGCGCGAGATGCGGGAAATCGGCATTCAGCCGGACCTCCTGATCTGCCGCTGCGATCGCCCCATTGCCCGCGGGCTGAAGGAGAAAATCGCACTGTTCTCCAACGTGCCGGTGGACAGTGTCGTGAGCGCCGTGGACGTCGGTTGCATCTACGAGCTGCCACTGGTGCTCCACGCCGAGGGACTGGACGACGAGATCGCCGAGAGGCTCAACATCTGGTCGCGGCAGCCGGAGCTCGCCGCCTGGAAGCGGACCGTCGAGAAGTTCAAGAAGCCGGCCAAGGGCACCGTCAAAATCGGCGTCGTCGGCAAGTACGTGCACCTGAAGGACAGCTACAAATCGTTGCACGAGTCCCTGGTGCACGGCGGTCTCGCGAACGACGTCGCCGTGGAGCTCGAGTACATCGACTCCGAGCAGATCGAACGCTCCAGCGCCGAAGCCATGCTCAGCGGGCTGGACGCGATCTTGGTGCCCGGCGGCTTCGGGGATCGCGGCGTGGAGGGCAAGATTGCCGCCATTCGCCACGCCCGCGAGAACAACGTGCCCTTCTTCGGCATCTGCCTGGGCATGCAGCTCGCGGTGATCGAGTACGCCCGCGACGTGTGCAACCTCAAGGGCGCCAGCTCCACCGAGTTCCAGAAGGATCCGCCGCATCCGGTGATCGACCTGATGCCCGATCAGCGGGGCGTGAAGGACAAGGGCGGCACCATGCGGCTCGGCGCCTATCCGTGCAAGCTCCTGGCGGGCAGCCGCGCCGCGGCGATCTACGGCAAGAGCGACATCAGCGAACGCCATCGCCATCGCTTCGAGTTCAACAACGACTACCGGGAGTCGCTAACGGCCGCGGGCCTGGTGCTTTCCGGGACCAGCCCCGACGACCGCTTGGTGGAGATCGTGGAGCTGACGGATCATCCGTACTTCGTCGGCTGCCAGTTCCATCCCGAGTTCAAGAGCCGACCGATGTCGGCGCACCCGCTGTTCTCGCACTTCGTGGCGGCGGGTCTGGCTCGACGCGACGCCATCGCAGAGACCGCGCGCACTCAGGACGAAGCGACGGCTACGGAAACCGCCGTCAACTGA
- a CDS encoding NAD(P)-binding protein, translating to MKKIAILGGGLGAITAAFWLTQKPGWEQEYELTIYQLGWRLGGKGASGRDMRDGFGRRIMEHGLHIWLGFYDNAFITLRAAIDALSEMSPPPVSTFTSLEQAFTPQSVVTLEQRYQDRWAPWPLLFPPNLDQPGKAEDSLLGDLVVEALGWLKDWHDEFYGESSPISASKHSEHPVYSELAELDREVTGTPPAPEGHSLVSWSHALLDRLIQDAEGDLEKGGGVIARALIYAADVVRDAVSDSLPDRRFFVVLDLGLSVIAGILQDQLLSKGFESADGDDFKEWIAKHGAEPVTVSSAPVEVIYDLVFGFDDGDDQRYDFAAGTCARGLLRMLFGYRGNLMFKMNAGMGDTIFTPLWGVLKARGVRFEMFRRVTGLELDASEPSAIGSIRLAHQATVKPEVEATGGYWPFVSVQGIDCWPDRPSFEQLVEGEKLREDPENPGHPYNLESYWTSWPDVGESVLERGKHFDHVLLGISIGALGELCQPLIGQSKAWQAMVEGVRTTPTQSSQLWLTETSEQLGWVIPEWVEKAAADWKQQTGRELGISGLVGAYQDPFNTWADMSHLLPKEDWTEPRSIGYLVGPLKAPTAWPPKSDHEFPRRMHAQVEGGARSWISENSATLLPKGASDSDRTGLDPRYLVDPRRQNGAARFAAQYYRANIDPTERYVLSVKGSTKLRIPGGKSGFSNLTLAGDWTYNRVLNAGCVEATVVSGMEAAQAISGYPEHIVGDSDSNR from the coding sequence ATGAAGAAGATCGCCATCCTGGGGGGTGGCCTCGGCGCCATCACCGCGGCGTTCTGGCTCACGCAGAAGCCCGGCTGGGAGCAAGAGTACGAGCTCACCATCTACCAGCTCGGCTGGCGTCTGGGAGGCAAGGGCGCGAGCGGGCGCGACATGCGGGATGGCTTCGGCCGTCGCATCATGGAGCACGGTCTGCACATCTGGCTGGGTTTCTACGACAACGCCTTCATCACGCTGCGCGCTGCGATCGACGCATTGTCCGAGATGTCCCCGCCGCCGGTGAGCACCTTCACCAGTCTGGAGCAAGCCTTCACGCCCCAGAGCGTGGTCACCTTGGAGCAGCGCTATCAGGATCGGTGGGCGCCGTGGCCGCTGTTGTTCCCGCCGAACCTGGATCAGCCGGGCAAGGCCGAAGACAGCCTTCTCGGCGACTTGGTGGTCGAAGCGCTGGGCTGGCTGAAGGACTGGCACGACGAGTTCTACGGAGAAAGCTCGCCGATATCGGCGAGCAAGCACAGCGAGCACCCGGTGTACTCCGAGCTGGCCGAGCTCGACCGTGAGGTGACCGGCACGCCCCCGGCGCCCGAGGGGCATTCCCTCGTGTCTTGGAGCCACGCGCTCCTGGATCGATTGATCCAAGACGCGGAGGGAGATCTCGAGAAGGGCGGCGGCGTCATCGCACGGGCGCTGATCTACGCGGCGGACGTGGTGCGCGACGCAGTGAGCGATTCGCTTCCGGATCGACGCTTCTTCGTCGTGTTGGACCTGGGGCTCAGTGTCATCGCGGGCATTTTGCAGGACCAGCTCCTGAGCAAAGGCTTCGAATCCGCGGATGGCGACGACTTCAAGGAGTGGATCGCGAAGCATGGCGCGGAGCCGGTGACCGTGAGCTCCGCGCCGGTGGAGGTGATCTACGATCTGGTGTTCGGCTTCGACGACGGCGACGACCAGCGCTACGACTTCGCCGCCGGCACCTGTGCGCGGGGCCTCTTGCGCATGCTGTTCGGCTACCGCGGCAACCTGATGTTCAAGATGAACGCGGGCATGGGCGACACCATCTTCACGCCGCTGTGGGGCGTGCTGAAAGCGCGGGGCGTGCGCTTCGAGATGTTTCGACGCGTGACCGGCCTCGAGCTCGACGCCAGCGAGCCAAGTGCCATCGGTTCGATTCGCCTCGCTCACCAGGCCACGGTGAAGCCGGAGGTGGAAGCGACGGGAGGCTACTGGCCCTTCGTTTCCGTGCAGGGCATCGACTGCTGGCCGGATCGCCCGAGCTTCGAGCAGCTGGTGGAGGGCGAAAAGCTGCGGGAAGATCCCGAAAATCCCGGTCACCCGTACAACCTCGAGTCCTACTGGACCAGCTGGCCCGACGTCGGCGAGTCCGTCCTCGAGCGGGGCAAGCACTTCGATCACGTGCTGCTCGGGATTTCCATCGGTGCCTTGGGTGAGCTGTGCCAGCCGCTCATCGGGCAGAGCAAGGCGTGGCAAGCGATGGTCGAGGGCGTGCGCACCACACCGACGCAGAGCTCCCAGCTGTGGCTCACGGAAACCTCCGAGCAGCTGGGTTGGGTGATCCCCGAGTGGGTCGAGAAGGCCGCGGCGGATTGGAAGCAGCAGACGGGGCGCGAGCTCGGCATCAGCGGGCTCGTCGGTGCATACCAAGACCCATTCAACACCTGGGCCGACATGAGCCATCTGCTTCCGAAGGAAGACTGGACCGAGCCCAGGAGCATCGGTTACCTCGTCGGCCCGTTGAAGGCGCCTACGGCATGGCCGCCGAAGAGCGACCACGAGTTCCCTCGCCGCATGCACGCCCAGGTGGAGGGGGGGGCCCGCAGTTGGATCTCGGAGAACTCCGCGACGCTGCTTCCCAAGGGCGCGTCGGACTCCGACCGCACGGGGCTGGATCCGCGCTACCTGGTCGACCCGCGTCGGCAGAACGGTGCTGCTCGTTTCGCGGCCCAATACTACCGCGCCAACATCGACCCGACGGAGCGCTACGTGCTCAGCGTGAAGGGCAGCACCAAGCTCCGCATTCCAGGCGGCAAGTCCGGATTTTCGAACCTGACGCTGGCCGGCGACTGGACTTACAACCGCGTGCTGAATGCCGGCTGCGTGGAGGCCACCGTCGTGAGCGGGATGGAAGCCGCGCAGGCCATCTCGGGCTATCCCGAGCACATCGTGGGTGACTCCGACAGCAATCGCTGA
- a CDS encoding protein kinase, whose protein sequence is MPTNGRRSEVSSSEDVTVAQESELAPEAEADVLPERVGPYRIVEQIARGGMGVVYRARGEDGGEVALKTVLSSDSQLRGRLRREVRALRRLDHPGIIRVLDEGLDEVAPWYAMELLKGSTLRNRLDAVWARHWDETSHWTTSAAVRAVSTVVVGAGAKPLVQPPESPAPFVEAGGAELPYLLDLAARISDALAFLHGEGIVHRDLKPSNVLVRLDGAPVVADFGLVGQFAGSVGRETLEVDEAIIGSVPYMAPEQLRGELVDARSDLYSLGCMLFECTTGRLPFRARSMAELRQKHLDEPPPPPSSFARGVPAELEALILALLEKRPRDRLGHARDVAAVLRSLASELGHEVTPPVGPEARAYLYRPELCGREELVERIESELVEVLLGAGRAVFLGGESGVGKTRVVLEAARRASSAGCSVVPSECAAIGAGPRDATRAAPLNAFRPLLRHLADGASDELEELLQRSGPVLARYEPVLGLLSAVASAPAPRELAADAERLRVFTALADVLATLGKDRPLLLVIDDLQWADDLSLAFIEWLGQHALGQSRVLLLGTYRSEEMEDALASALSAHPDASLRLARLSEGSIEHMVAGMLGIAQAPERFVASLARASEGNPFFVAEYLRAAIMEGLLFQDAGGRWQLENAERVLEDAVGVPHSVQELALRRLDRLNAAGRRLVELLSVVGREVEWQDAHALWTEGEELLVDAARELSRHQIVSEDDAGRLCFVHDKLREVAYARIDANARRALHGDVGVALERRVHALADSAAWSPMLAHHFERAGEVEKAVGYMERAAVDALRAGAPRAAVTHLERALGLASEDENRVARWHRLLGDAHYVLGDLPTCTEHCLSALEALGERAPRSTRGWLSLLAENGARRALRRSGQKAAMSEGALAAQRIAERYYFTNDALRIIAASLLAVNLAEQAGIGVPRAHYQLGIVAGVTGLHRLAERYFRHGDQSAEQAEDDYGLVMGAYTQIAYYSGVARWDQVDRVARRALPVAERLGDRQELDVLNTVIANRHTLTGGFRESAAQFAAIEESGRSRENPVHEAWGAYARSVSLVALGRHDEAVSELTHALALLDGRSDVASEIISYGTLAWARFRQGQWQLARSAADQGRERITSRMPAVYSTLFGYHGVTETYLRLGAAAHGTERNELLRSGKECLFRLRLFAQLMPMGRPAAELCSGLLARARGRLRGAHQAFARSAEVAQRLAMPYYEARALVESAALLPRSSPERRRLVDRAVRLTEPIGSRDEVFAVVQLNQE, encoded by the coding sequence ATGCCGACGAACGGACGTCGTTCGGAAGTCAGCTCGAGCGAGGACGTCACCGTTGCTCAAGAGTCCGAGCTGGCGCCCGAGGCGGAGGCCGATGTGCTTCCGGAACGGGTTGGGCCCTATCGGATCGTCGAGCAGATCGCTCGCGGCGGCATGGGGGTGGTGTACCGAGCGCGTGGCGAGGACGGCGGCGAGGTGGCGCTCAAGACCGTGCTGTCTTCGGATTCACAGCTCAGGGGCCGTCTGCGGCGCGAGGTTCGCGCGCTCCGGCGCCTCGACCACCCGGGCATCATCCGCGTGCTGGACGAAGGGCTGGACGAGGTCGCCCCCTGGTACGCGATGGAGCTGCTCAAGGGGTCGACTCTGCGCAATCGCCTCGATGCGGTGTGGGCGCGGCACTGGGACGAGACCAGTCATTGGACGACGTCGGCGGCGGTTCGCGCGGTGTCGACCGTCGTCGTGGGTGCCGGAGCCAAGCCGTTGGTGCAGCCGCCGGAGAGTCCCGCGCCGTTCGTGGAGGCGGGGGGCGCAGAGCTGCCCTACCTGTTGGATCTGGCCGCGCGCATCTCCGATGCGCTGGCATTCCTGCACGGGGAAGGCATCGTTCATCGCGATCTGAAGCCGAGCAACGTGCTGGTCCGGCTGGACGGCGCGCCGGTGGTGGCGGACTTCGGCTTGGTGGGTCAGTTCGCCGGCTCCGTCGGCCGCGAAACCTTGGAGGTGGACGAGGCCATCATCGGGAGCGTTCCTTACATGGCGCCAGAGCAGCTCCGTGGCGAGCTGGTGGATGCGCGCAGCGACCTCTACTCCCTCGGCTGCATGCTGTTCGAGTGCACCACCGGCCGGCTGCCATTTCGTGCACGGTCCATGGCGGAGCTTCGGCAAAAGCACCTGGACGAGCCGCCGCCGCCCCCTTCCAGCTTCGCGCGGGGGGTACCCGCCGAGCTCGAAGCGTTGATCCTAGCGTTGCTGGAAAAGCGCCCGCGGGATCGACTGGGACACGCGCGGGACGTCGCGGCGGTGCTCCGCAGTCTCGCCAGCGAGCTGGGGCACGAGGTCACGCCGCCGGTGGGGCCCGAGGCACGCGCCTATCTGTACCGGCCGGAGCTGTGCGGTCGCGAAGAGCTCGTCGAGCGTATCGAGAGCGAGCTGGTGGAAGTGCTCTTGGGCGCAGGCCGAGCGGTCTTTCTCGGCGGCGAAAGTGGCGTGGGCAAGACGCGCGTCGTGTTGGAGGCGGCGCGCCGAGCGTCGTCGGCGGGCTGCAGCGTCGTGCCCTCGGAGTGCGCGGCCATCGGCGCCGGACCGCGGGACGCCACTCGGGCGGCGCCGCTCAACGCCTTTCGGCCCCTGCTGCGTCATCTGGCGGATGGCGCGAGCGACGAGCTGGAAGAGCTCTTGCAGCGTTCGGGTCCGGTTCTCGCGCGCTACGAGCCCGTGCTCGGGTTGTTGTCAGCGGTGGCGTCTGCGCCGGCGCCGCGCGAGCTGGCTGCCGACGCCGAACGGCTGCGCGTGTTCACCGCCCTCGCCGACGTCCTCGCGACGCTCGGCAAGGACAGACCGCTGCTGCTGGTGATCGACGACCTGCAATGGGCGGACGATCTGTCCCTCGCGTTCATCGAGTGGCTCGGCCAGCACGCGCTGGGGCAAAGCCGCGTGCTGCTGTTGGGAACCTACCGCTCGGAGGAGATGGAGGACGCACTGGCCTCGGCGCTCTCGGCGCACCCCGACGCGAGCCTGCGCTTGGCGCGCCTGTCGGAGGGCAGCATCGAGCACATGGTGGCGGGAATGCTGGGCATTGCCCAGGCGCCCGAGCGTTTCGTGGCGTCCCTGGCGCGGGCTTCCGAAGGCAATCCGTTCTTCGTGGCCGAGTACCTGCGCGCGGCCATCATGGAGGGGCTGTTGTTCCAGGACGCGGGCGGTCGCTGGCAGCTGGAGAACGCCGAGCGCGTCTTGGAAGACGCCGTGGGCGTGCCACACAGCGTGCAGGAGCTCGCCCTGCGCCGGCTCGATCGGCTGAACGCCGCTGGGCGCCGCTTGGTGGAGCTGCTCAGCGTGGTGGGCCGGGAAGTGGAATGGCAGGACGCCCACGCACTGTGGACCGAGGGCGAGGAGCTTCTGGTGGATGCCGCGCGGGAGCTCTCGCGCCACCAGATCGTGAGTGAGGACGACGCCGGTCGCTTGTGCTTCGTCCACGACAAGCTGCGCGAGGTCGCGTATGCGCGCATCGACGCCAACGCGCGCCGAGCGCTCCACGGCGACGTCGGCGTCGCGCTGGAGCGGCGCGTTCACGCGCTCGCGGACAGCGCCGCCTGGTCGCCGATGCTTGCGCATCACTTCGAACGCGCGGGGGAGGTGGAAAAGGCGGTGGGCTACATGGAGCGCGCCGCCGTGGACGCCCTCAGGGCGGGTGCACCGCGCGCGGCGGTGACGCATCTGGAGCGCGCCCTGGGTCTGGCCTCGGAGGACGAAAACCGCGTGGCTCGCTGGCACCGCTTGCTGGGCGACGCCCACTACGTCCTGGGCGATCTGCCGACCTGCACCGAGCATTGCCTTTCGGCTCTGGAAGCGCTCGGCGAGCGCGCTCCGCGCTCCACCCGCGGGTGGCTGTCACTGCTGGCAGAGAACGGCGCCCGGCGCGCGCTGCGGCGGTCCGGGCAAAAGGCCGCGATGTCCGAGGGCGCGCTGGCGGCGCAGCGCATCGCCGAGCGCTACTACTTCACGAACGACGCCCTGCGCATCATCGCGGCGTCGCTTCTGGCAGTGAACCTCGCGGAGCAGGCGGGCATTGGGGTGCCGCGCGCGCACTACCAGCTCGGGATCGTGGCGGGCGTGACCGGGCTGCATCGCCTCGCGGAGCGCTACTTCCGCCACGGCGACCAGAGCGCGGAGCAGGCCGAGGACGACTACGGCCTGGTCATGGGTGCCTACACGCAGATCGCGTACTACTCGGGCGTAGCGCGCTGGGATCAGGTGGACCGCGTGGCGCGGCGCGCGCTGCCCGTGGCGGAGCGACTGGGCGATCGCCAAGAGCTGGACGTGTTGAACACGGTGATCGCGAATCGTCACACCCTCACCGGCGGCTTCCGGGAAAGCGCCGCGCAGTTCGCGGCCATCGAGGAGTCGGGGCGCTCCAGGGAGAACCCGGTGCACGAAGCGTGGGGCGCCTATGCACGGTCCGTTTCCCTGGTCGCTCTCGGGCGTCACGACGAAGCGGTCTCCGAGCTCACCCACGCCTTGGCGCTGCTGGACGGGCGCTCCGACGTGGCCAGCGAGATCATCAGCTACGGCACCTTGGCCTGGGCACGTTTCCGTCAGGGCCAGTGGCAGCTCGCGCGGAGCGCCGCGGACCAGGGCCGGGAGCGGATCACGTCGCGGATGCCGGCGGTGTACTCGACCTTGTTCGGCTATCACGGAGTGACCGAGACCTATCTGCGGCTGGGGGCGGCGGCGCATGGCACGGAGCGGAACGAGCTCCTCCGCAGCGGCAAGGAGTGTCTGTTCCGCCTTCGGCTGTTCGCCCAGCTGATGCCGATGGGACGCCCGGCGGCGGAGCTCTGCTCCGGGCTCTTGGCCCGGGCTCGAGGACGCTTGCGGGGCGCTCACCAGGCGTTTGCCCGCTCCGCGGAGGTCGCCCAGCGCCTCGCGATGCCGTACTACGAAGCGCGCGCGCTGGTGGAGAGCGCCGCGCTATTGCCCCGTTCCAGTCCCGAGCGCCGCCGCCTCGTCGACCGCGCCGTGCGGCTCACGGAGCCCATCGGATCCCGCGACGAAGTCTTCGCCGTCGTCCAGCTGAATCAGGAGTGA
- a CDS encoding HEAT repeat domain-containing protein: MKALGLSTLCLLGALASGCATSGVVDTALHGDLAALKRDVKRAQERDELDRGRVADLAQAVASREVRSAKGAAAIEKLHAVRPCAAPLSAVLSDRAKKGDDAAAEATLILLELGKLNAPRQVKKYGAASSGAWRAVGARAATRPSDGPLRRQLIQDPDERVRRAALSAAVDARQPDDLDALLEAARLDPDPLSRSLAVRAVGAIGGPKAALALDDLWARAEETTRVTVIDAWSMEATYRQGGDRKLVRIAETEQGVTQVSAAAALTRRGGDVAQLGTQVLARAIKEGSELERRLAIQLASPDDPDVQKALQDAAKDGNKEVAVIALAKLAGTKKGRQKAIIALRPMAKKTDDVGVQARAALAAAADASIKSDLVAQLDAPTARYRTVAAVGLLRLGDYSRAATALADDDPVVRTAVACSVLSAETRPRR; this comes from the coding sequence ATGAAGGCTCTCGGACTTTCGACCCTCTGCCTGCTCGGGGCTCTGGCTTCGGGCTGCGCCACCAGCGGCGTGGTGGACACGGCACTACACGGCGATCTGGCAGCGCTCAAGCGCGACGTGAAGCGCGCTCAGGAGCGGGACGAGCTGGACCGCGGCCGTGTAGCGGACCTGGCCCAGGCGGTGGCGAGCCGGGAGGTGCGGTCGGCCAAGGGCGCAGCCGCGATCGAGAAGCTCCACGCCGTCCGCCCCTGTGCGGCGCCCCTCTCCGCCGTGCTTTCGGACCGCGCGAAGAAGGGTGACGACGCCGCCGCCGAGGCAACGCTCATCCTACTCGAGCTGGGCAAGCTGAACGCGCCGCGACAGGTGAAGAAGTACGGGGCGGCTTCCAGCGGCGCTTGGCGCGCCGTCGGCGCGCGGGCCGCTACCCGTCCCAGCGACGGTCCGCTTCGTCGCCAGTTGATCCAGGATCCCGACGAGCGCGTGCGGCGAGCCGCCCTCTCCGCTGCCGTGGATGCACGCCAGCCGGACGACCTCGATGCGCTGCTGGAGGCCGCGCGACTGGATCCTGACCCCTTGAGCCGAAGCTTGGCCGTACGCGCCGTGGGAGCCATCGGCGGCCCGAAAGCCGCGCTTGCCCTCGACGACCTGTGGGCCCGGGCGGAGGAGACCACGCGGGTCACCGTGATCGATGCCTGGAGCATGGAGGCGACCTACCGCCAAGGCGGCGATCGGAAGCTGGTTCGCATCGCGGAGACGGAGCAGGGCGTCACGCAGGTCAGCGCCGCGGCGGCTCTGACGCGTCGCGGCGGGGATGTCGCCCAGCTGGGCACGCAGGTGTTGGCGCGGGCCATCAAGGAGGGCAGCGAGCTCGAACGCCGCCTCGCGATCCAGCTCGCATCGCCGGACGACCCTGACGTGCAGAAAGCCCTGCAGGATGCCGCCAAGGACGGCAACAAGGAGGTCGCGGTGATCGCCTTGGCCAAGCTGGCGGGCACCAAGAAAGGTCGCCAAAAGGCCATTATCGCCCTGCGTCCCATGGCCAAGAAGACGGACGACGTCGGCGTGCAGGCGCGCGCCGCCCTGGCCGCCGCCGCGGACGCGAGCATCAAGTCGGATCTGGTGGCGCAGCTCGATGCGCCCACCGCGCGCTACCGGACGGTGGCGGCCGTGGGCCTGCTACGCCTGGGTGACTACTCGCGGGCCGCCACGGCGCTGGCGGACGACGATCCGGTGGTGCGAACCGCAGTGGCCTGCAGCGTCCTCTCCGCTGAAACCCGTCCTAGGCGTTGA